From Primulina tabacum isolate GXHZ01 chromosome 2, ASM2559414v2, whole genome shotgun sequence, one genomic window encodes:
- the LOC142537715 gene encoding uncharacterized protein LOC142537715 — MDADHPLRPLPAAVDHRRSSPDVAAVAAGQPLLLPADHRSPAAADHPLPPPPPPPAGNHTADRPPPQQKWKEVLARIISDAVKKDVAIKAPSNRATQSGGEQEREKETREVEVRLEERHFKSTKIKDYDGRADPEENLTRFKNMVMLHCYADKIKCKVFITILVDSAQRWFEGLAPHSIQSFEDLHKIFLQQFSSSKKYKKTAFSIFDAKQNPEESFRAYIRSFNRVALDVPSCAPETKITTFTQRLREAKLFQSITKKVPGDFEDLLPMQIKDCMALKRSYVPPTVQGPNPPSKRLRLPPWTTRQPGPSAREDSRDALGRRKNAEPERMKSSPPALGVIKMIFGRSTDGDSNRAWKSKSRRECMQVEGVRRSEAVISFDPDDLKGVSLHHNNSLVIQAWVANYDIMRVFVDSDSSVNVIFKEALVQMDLQVYQLETVENALFGFAGHAVYPEGEIISFNSGQQGAEEDCYDHFHCCGSPIIL; from the exons ATGGACGCCGATCACCCCCTCCGACCTCTGCCAGCCGCCGTCGACCACCGCCGGTCGTCCCCCGACGTCGCCGCCGTCGCTGCCGGCCAACCCCTCCTCCTGCCGGCCGACCACCGATCGCCCGCCGCGGCCGACCACCCCCTCCCGCCGCCGCCTCCGCCTCCAGCCGGCAATCACACCGCCGACCGACCACCACCGCAGCAAAAGTggaagg AGGTTCTAGCTCGGATCATATCTGATGCAGTGAAGAAGGATGTGGCAATAAAGGCCCCTTCTAATCGTGCTACACAGTCTGGAGGGGAGCAGGAGAGAGAGAAGGAGACTAGGGAGGTGGAAGTGAGGTTGGAGGAAAG GCATTTCAAATCTACCAaaatcaaagattatgatggcaGGGCTGACCCGGAGGAGAATTTGACCCGGTTCAAGAACATGGTCATGCTGCACTGTTATGCTGACAAGATCAAGTGCAAAGTGTTCATAACCATTTTAGTTGATTCAGCCCAGAGGTGGTTTGAGGGGTTGGCTCCTCATAGTATACAATCTTTCGAAGATTTACATAAGATATTCTTACAACAATTCAGTAGCAGCAAGAAATATAAGAAAACTGCCTTCAGTATTTTCGACGCGAAGCAGAATCCAGAAGAGAGTTTTAGGGCCTACATCCGGAGTTTTAACCGAGTTGCTTTGGATGTTCCTTCCTGTGCCCCCGAGACCAAAATTACTACATTTACTCAACGCCTGCGGGAAGCTAAACTTTTTCAATCAATAACCAAGAAAGTGCCCGGCGATTTCGAAGACTTGTTGCCCATGCAGATAA AAGACTGCATGGCACTCAAAAGAAGTTATGTCCCGCCTACTGTCCAGGGACCTAATCCACCGAGTAAGAGACTGAGGTTGCCACCATGGACCACTCGTCAGCCAGGGCCTAGTGCCCGGGAGGACTCGAGAGATGCCCTGGGTAGGAGGAAAAATGCGGAGCCCGAGAGAATGAAATCCTCACCTCCTGCCTTGGGGGTAATAAAGATGATATTTGGAAGATCTACAGATGGAGACTCCAATCGAGCTTGGAAATCCAAGAGTAGGAGAGAGTGCATGCAGGTGGAGGGAGTGAGGAGGAGCGAAGCTGTTATCAGCTTTGACCCGGATGATCTCAAGGGTGTCAGCCTCCATCATAATAATTCCCTAGTTATTCAAGCCTGGGTAGCAAATTATGACATCATGAGGGTATTCGTTGATTCGGACAGTTCTGTCAATGTTATTTTCAAGGAAGCCCTCGTACAGATGGATTTGCAAGTGTATCAATTGGAGACGGTGGAGAATGCTCTTTTTGGCTTCGCTGGCCATGCTGTCTACCCGGAGGGAGAAATTATCTCCTTTAACTCTGGGCAACAGGGAgctgaagaagactgttatgaCCACTTTCACTGTTGTGGAAGCCCCATCATCTTATAA
- the LOC142537714 gene encoding uncharacterized protein LOC142537714 — MWSESGDNSTSGEKIKLAIRIDSRVNKNEAEYEAVLAGIRAAREIGASRIILYSDSQLITQKIKGIYEAKDHKMLKYLKLIKTQTESFVDWSIVQIPRDDNGETDDLAKMAATLSKFNTREVFHVTRLILSTDDEILPASEDSWMTPLTKFIINNEFPEDRTQAQKIKRQALKFVLLNNILYRRSLQGLLFKCLSMGEVDYVLWEFMKAAVESISEE, encoded by the coding sequence ATGTGGAGTGAGAGTGGTGATAATAGCACCTCGGGAGAAAAGATTAAATTGGCTATAAGAATTGACTCTCGGGTAAATAAGAATGAAGCAGAGTATGAGGCTGTTCTCGCCGGTATTCGAGCTGCCCGGGAAATTGGAGCTTCCCGAATCATTTTGTATTCCGATTCACAATTAATCACCCAGAAGATAAAGGGCATTTATGAGGCTAAGGATCACAAAATGCTTAAATATCTAAAGCTCATTAAAACTCAGACAGAATCTTTTGTGGATTGGAGTATTGTGCAAATCCCTCGGGATGATAATGGGGAAACAGATGATTTGGCCAAAATGGCCGCCACTCTATCAAAATTCAATACTCGAGAAGTATTCCATGTTACCCGGCTAATTCTTTCCACGGATGATGAGATATTGCCAGCATCAGAGGATTCTTGGATGACACCCCTGACCAAGTTCATTATCAACAATGAATTCCCTGAAGATAGAACTCAAGCTCAAAAGATCAAAAGACAAGCTCTCAAGTTTGTTCTTTTAAATAACATCTTATACAGGAGATCATTACAGGGACTTCTGTTCAAATGCTTGTCTATGGGAGAGGTGGACTATGTCCTCTGGGAATTCATGAAGGCTGCTGTGGAGAGTATCTCGGAGGAATAG